In Nitrospira sp., one genomic interval encodes:
- a CDS encoding OmpH family outer membrane protein yields MSRQTDLDRTRRSERTPDTLTEAEAAPSLAEDHAAGNNLDKIRDILFGAQVRDHERRFTKLEAQLLAEAAQLRHDLKERFAALDAYIRHEVEAVTGQLKAEEQQRANAVGNLTTELQTLAGVLQQTAAQLRDQSDQAHRDLQEQLQQQATTLTGDFTQRQTALSASLDEAVRQLSHQKTDRASLATLFQELSQRLSHDQPPPQT; encoded by the coding sequence ATGAGCAGGCAGACGGACCTCGATCGCACACGACGCTCGGAACGAACACCCGACACGCTCACCGAGGCAGAGGCGGCCCCCTCGCTGGCCGAAGACCATGCGGCCGGCAACAACCTCGACAAGATCCGCGATATTCTCTTCGGCGCCCAGGTCCGTGATCACGAGCGCCGGTTTACCAAACTCGAGGCCCAGCTGCTTGCAGAGGCGGCCCAATTGCGCCATGACCTGAAAGAGCGGTTTGCCGCACTAGACGCCTACATACGCCACGAAGTCGAGGCCGTGACAGGACAGCTGAAGGCCGAGGAACAACAGCGGGCCAATGCAGTCGGCAACCTGACCACAGAACTGCAGACACTGGCCGGAGTGCTCCAGCAAACAGCGGCCCAGCTGCGGGATCAGAGCGATCAGGCACACCGCGATCTGCAGGAGCAATTGCAGCAGCAGGCGACCACCCTCACCGGCGACTTCACGCAACGACAGACGGCGCTCTCTGCCTCCCTCGATGAGGCAGTGCGGCAATTGTCCCACCAAAAAACCGACCGGGCCTCCCTGGCAACGCTGTTTCAAGAACTTTCGCAGAGGCTCTCGCATGATCAGCCTCCTCCACAGACATAA
- a CDS encoding AsmA family protein: protein MKVLVGVGVGIVLLLILIIALPFLIDLNRYQDRYRPLIEEALNRKVQLQDIRLTIWPRIGARVGGFVVQDDPAFRTGAFASLSSLDVGVKLLPLLRGKVEVEEITLRDPVIMVLKNPQGQLNVSTLGAKPAAPPAPSKPEAPAQPSGSPLQALALLAVDRVSIEGGKLTYRDESSPKPVEYTVNHLELLLTSVHLGDSPSVHVGAIVQPYNLPVRLDGTFGPLVETLDVKSFTFNLGLGKIAIGLKGRAIGGNLDATVNALQIDTADLPVALPLTKPIQIKDLHLTLHTQYPFSPDTTPLNQLDLTDLGLTVTMGGSAINVKGTATKGLATVTAASSSITTSDLPIALPLAKPVELKDLHVNLKAKYPPKEGAAALELAEIPNLGLTVALGSSRIEVKGSVLGGLAKATASSKLVNTTDLPFTLPLKKPVEIKDLQVATEMKGQEVRLTALTLQLFGGLVRTQGTLGVGNTAPPFSGTASIQGLQLGPALQAVGTDQVSMSGTASADLTLNGRGFAHPDLVKALTGSGHVAVREGRIEGINLLQQAAMLLKVVGVQLDNVKATAFSTIESDVAVKQGLITVQRLLLDSHDFQATGGGTIGLDQSLDMKVNLNLSQALSQKIATGSPIARVAMTGGRLSLPLLITGSTQAPSYGLDTKMFAGKVKEQVKETVKGAVGDLLKGNAKPEDLKQQGKDLLKGLFGR, encoded by the coding sequence ATGAAAGTGTTGGTCGGGGTCGGCGTCGGGATCGTGCTCCTTCTGATCCTGATCATCGCGCTCCCATTTCTGATCGACTTGAACAGGTACCAGGACCGGTACCGCCCCCTGATTGAGGAGGCCTTGAACCGAAAGGTCCAACTCCAGGACATTCGCCTGACGATCTGGCCGCGCATCGGCGCCCGGGTCGGCGGGTTTGTCGTTCAGGATGATCCGGCATTCCGCACCGGAGCCTTTGCCTCCCTTTCATCACTGGATGTGGGCGTGAAACTGCTGCCGCTGCTCCGCGGCAAGGTCGAGGTGGAAGAAATCACCTTGCGCGATCCGGTGATCATGGTCTTGAAAAACCCGCAAGGCCAGCTCAATGTCTCCACGCTCGGCGCCAAACCAGCGGCGCCGCCTGCCCCCTCAAAACCCGAAGCCCCGGCGCAGCCGTCCGGCAGCCCGCTTCAAGCCCTGGCGCTGCTCGCGGTGGATCGCGTCTCCATCGAGGGCGGGAAACTGACCTATCGCGACGAATCGTCCCCGAAACCGGTCGAATACACCGTCAATCACCTCGAACTTTTGCTGACGTCGGTCCATCTCGGCGACAGTCCATCGGTGCACGTCGGCGCGATCGTTCAACCCTACAACCTGCCGGTGCGACTCGACGGAACGTTCGGGCCGCTCGTTGAAACCCTGGACGTGAAATCGTTCACCTTCAACCTTGGGCTTGGCAAGATCGCCATCGGACTCAAGGGACGAGCGATCGGCGGCAATCTGGATGCCACCGTCAACGCCCTGCAGATCGACACCGCCGATCTGCCCGTGGCGCTGCCGCTCACGAAACCGATTCAAATCAAAGATCTTCACCTCACGTTGCACACGCAGTACCCCTTCTCGCCCGACACCACGCCCCTCAACCAGCTCGACCTGACCGATCTGGGGCTGACGGTGACCATGGGCGGATCGGCGATCAACGTGAAAGGCACGGCGACCAAGGGCCTGGCGACTGTGACGGCGGCCTCGTCCAGCATCACCACGTCGGACCTGCCGATTGCCCTCCCACTCGCCAAACCGGTCGAACTGAAGGACCTGCATGTCAATCTCAAGGCGAAGTATCCGCCCAAGGAAGGGGCGGCGGCGCTCGAACTCGCGGAGATCCCGAACCTCGGTCTGACCGTTGCCCTGGGGAGCTCGCGGATAGAAGTGAAGGGCTCCGTCCTGGGGGGGTTGGCGAAAGCCACCGCCAGCTCCAAGCTGGTGAACACCACCGACCTGCCGTTCACGCTGCCGCTGAAAAAGCCCGTAGAGATTAAAGACCTCCAAGTCGCGACGGAAATGAAGGGGCAGGAAGTTCGACTTACCGCATTGACACTGCAGCTCTTCGGAGGCCTTGTGCGCACGCAGGGCACGCTGGGCGTCGGCAACACCGCCCCACCGTTCAGCGGCACCGCATCCATTCAAGGACTCCAACTGGGACCAGCGCTGCAAGCAGTCGGCACAGACCAAGTGTCCATGAGCGGCACGGCCAGCGCCGACCTGACGCTGAACGGACGTGGGTTCGCACATCCGGACCTCGTGAAGGCCCTCACCGGGAGCGGACATGTCGCCGTGCGGGAAGGCAGAATCGAGGGGATCAATCTTCTGCAGCAAGCCGCGATGCTGCTCAAGGTGGTCGGGGTGCAGCTGGACAACGTCAAGGCCACAGCATTCTCCACCATCGAAAGCGACGTTGCAGTGAAACAGGGACTCATCACGGTTCAACGCCTGCTCCTCGACAGCCACGATTTTCAGGCCACCGGAGGCGGCACGATCGGTCTCGATCAATCACTCGACATGAAAGTGAACTTGAATCTCTCCCAAGCCTTGAGCCAAAAGATTGCCACCGGCTCCCCCATCGCCCGTGTGGCAATGACCGGCGGACGACTCTCCCTGCCACTGCTCATTACCGGCAGCACCCAGGCCCCTTCCTATGGCCTCGACACAAAAATGTTCGCCGGGAAGGTGAAGGAGCAGGTGAAAGAGACGGTCAAAGGCGCAGTCGGAGACCTCTTGAAAGGCAACGCCAAGCCGGAGGATCTGAAGCAGCAGGGCAAGGATCTCCTGAAGGGACTTTTCGGGCGCTAA
- a CDS encoding GTP-binding protein — protein sequence MIEKKICMLGAFAVGKTSLVRRFVTSCFSEQYQTTIGVTVDKKSLTVDGSDLTFVLWDLYGEDEFQKLRRSYLRGSAGYLLVLDGLRRTTLEIALRIHQSVTDELGPVPFVVLVNKHDRRAEWEIHDQDLAALTQRGWPVIMSSAKTGQGIEEAFTTLARALAQTPRPASRADRTDGT from the coding sequence ATGATCGAGAAGAAGATTTGCATGTTGGGGGCGTTTGCCGTCGGAAAGACCAGTCTGGTCCGACGTTTTGTGACGAGCTGCTTTTCCGAACAGTATCAAACCACCATCGGCGTCACGGTCGACAAGAAATCGCTGACGGTGGATGGCTCGGACCTGACGTTCGTGCTCTGGGACTTGTATGGAGAGGATGAGTTCCAAAAGCTGCGCCGCTCTTACTTGCGCGGATCGGCCGGATACCTCCTGGTTCTGGACGGGTTGCGTCGGACGACGCTGGAAATCGCGTTACGCATTCACCAGAGTGTCACTGATGAACTCGGCCCGGTGCCCTTCGTCGTGCTCGTCAACAAACATGACCGTCGTGCGGAGTGGGAAATCCATGATCAAGACCTGGCCGCATTAACCCAACGCGGTTGGCCGGTCATCATGAGCAGCGCCAAAACAGGGCAGGGTATCGAAGAGGCGTTCACTACGCTGGCCCGCGCCCTCGCGCAAACACCAAGACCGGCATCGCGAGCCGACAGGACCGATGGAACCTAA
- a CDS encoding DUF481 domain-containing protein → MMRRFGCFLLALLMVALLAEGTRAETQAPSDAAPAPATLDAVTLKDGTVIYGHVLGMVADELHIKTAFGPTAGEDVVKIMWPNVAKLVVNRPIPFSLKEGTTVVGTAQPGEPGTLTLQAAPMGTTMAVPLDAVVGMNQPAVIYTGALQAGYSQTTGNSHLRNGSLLGELSARSESLRLTILGRYIYGDNTGNLIVRNSRGTIKLDFFLTKRLYWFASAYFEQDTFQDLKLRTALATGPGYQFLDRGDLTGVFKDMTLWAEAGAAYFNEDFKLADDKSSSRGRWAVKWNWPLWGGDQVSLYHFQEGFQSLANSKDLYLTADTGLRFKVWGGLVSGFQWTMRYNKNPPPGVSDTDNLYLITLGYSFDTSRKQ, encoded by the coding sequence ATGATGCGACGATTTGGATGTTTCCTGCTCGCGCTGCTGATGGTGGCGCTTTTAGCCGAGGGGACGAGGGCTGAAACTCAGGCTCCGTCGGACGCCGCGCCTGCGCCGGCCACACTCGACGCTGTCACGCTCAAGGACGGTACCGTCATCTATGGACATGTCCTTGGCATGGTCGCCGACGAGTTACACATCAAGACCGCCTTCGGACCCACGGCCGGCGAGGATGTCGTGAAGATCATGTGGCCGAACGTGGCCAAACTGGTCGTGAATCGTCCCATTCCCTTCAGTCTCAAAGAGGGCACCACGGTCGTCGGCACCGCGCAGCCCGGCGAACCAGGGACCCTCACGTTACAGGCTGCGCCGATGGGAACCACGATGGCGGTTCCGCTGGATGCGGTCGTGGGCATGAACCAACCTGCGGTGATTTATACCGGCGCCCTTCAAGCCGGCTATTCACAAACCACGGGCAACAGCCACCTCCGAAACGGCAGCCTGCTCGGCGAGCTCTCAGCCCGCAGCGAGTCACTGCGACTGACCATCCTTGGCCGGTACATCTACGGAGACAATACCGGCAATCTCATCGTGCGAAACAGCCGCGGGACCATCAAGCTTGACTTCTTTCTGACGAAGCGGTTGTATTGGTTCGCGTCTGCCTACTTCGAGCAGGACACCTTTCAGGACCTGAAACTGCGCACCGCGCTCGCGACCGGTCCCGGCTATCAATTCCTCGACCGCGGTGACCTGACGGGAGTCTTCAAGGATATGACGCTCTGGGCGGAAGCCGGCGCAGCCTACTTCAATGAAGATTTCAAACTCGCCGACGACAAATCCAGCTCTCGGGGCCGATGGGCCGTCAAATGGAATTGGCCGCTCTGGGGCGGTGACCAGGTTAGCCTGTACCACTTTCAGGAAGGCTTCCAATCGCTCGCCAATTCCAAAGACCTCTACCTGACGGCTGACACCGGGTTGCGGTTCAAAGTGTGGGGCGGACTGGTCAGCGGATTCCAGTGGACCATGCGGTACAACAAGAACCCGCCGCCGGGCGTGTCGGATACAGATAACCTCTACCTGATCACGCTGGGATACAGCTTCGACACCAGTCGAAAACAATAG
- a CDS encoding mechanosensitive ion channel family protein encodes MSLANLVTQYVVQYGFRIMGAMLVIVAALFVAKSVGQLFERWLHEQDLEPPLRLLLLRLVKALIVILGMLIALDQLGLQIAPLVAGLGVAGLGVGLALQGVLSNIVAGLSIIFTKPYRVGEHVSLLGVHGDVAKIDIFTTTLVHPDQSRIVIPNRKVVGEILHNFGTIRQLDLSIGVSYQTNIDTTLRRLRDLVTHHPKVLQTPAPIIGIAAFADSSITLSIRPWVEVATVGASHIELNQAILQQLQADGVEIPFPQREVRLLNPS; translated from the coding sequence ATGTCGCTGGCAAACCTGGTCACGCAATACGTCGTCCAATATGGCTTTCGCATCATGGGGGCGATGCTGGTCATTGTCGCAGCCCTCTTCGTGGCCAAGTCGGTCGGACAGCTCTTCGAGCGCTGGTTACACGAACAGGATCTCGAACCACCCCTTCGCCTCCTGCTTCTGCGTCTCGTGAAGGCGCTTATCGTGATCCTCGGGATGCTGATCGCGCTGGATCAACTCGGCCTGCAAATCGCTCCCCTGGTGGCCGGACTCGGCGTGGCCGGACTCGGCGTCGGGCTGGCACTGCAGGGGGTCCTGAGTAATATCGTGGCCGGCCTCTCGATCATCTTCACGAAACCCTATCGGGTGGGCGAACACGTCTCACTCCTGGGCGTGCATGGCGATGTCGCAAAAATTGATATCTTCACCACCACACTCGTACACCCGGATCAGTCCCGCATCGTCATTCCGAACCGAAAAGTCGTCGGGGAAATCCTGCACAACTTCGGAACCATCCGACAATTGGACTTGTCCATCGGCGTGTCGTACCAAACCAATATCGACACCACGCTGCGGAGGCTCCGCGACCTGGTCACACACCACCCGAAAGTGCTCCAAACGCCTGCGCCGATCATCGGAATTGCGGCCTTCGCCGACTCCTCGATTACCCTGTCTATTCGGCCCTGGGTTGAAGTGGCCACGGTCGGGGCCTCGCACATCGAACTGAACCAGGCAATCCTCCAACAATTACAAGCCGATGGCGTGGAGATTCCGTTCCCTCAACGTGAAGTGCGGCTCCTTAATCCCTCGTAG
- a CDS encoding OmpA family protein, producing MKHVRLVPALLSAVMLAACTSAPAPNDSASRALNEMKAVPRPIPPKPDPRDLKIADLERQKADLEAELAKLRASSAADLDQAKARINELENQLSQRDRELAGLRSTVGDKDRLASQLSDADRQLSAKDQELAGLRRGAGDKERLAGELAALQALLATKEQELAGLKSTAGDRDRLSSELAQAKQRIAELERQLNGRDQELSLLKGAAGDRDKLVADLAAAKQRASDLESEIARRDHEMTGLRGALDQQKTSLAEAKNDLSKLLQAEVSKGNVTMKQLGDQLTLGLATTLLFDSGEATLKPGGADVLNRIGSVLKNYPDRSIHVAGHTDNVPIKGRLAKRFPTNVELSQARAESARQALTEGGMAADKIDAKGHSDSRPIASNSTAEGRQKNRRVEIVVGQ from the coding sequence ATGAAACACGTTCGCCTTGTTCCCGCGCTGCTGAGCGCTGTGATGCTCGCAGCCTGTACGTCCGCACCAGCACCCAACGACTCAGCGAGTCGCGCGCTGAACGAGATGAAAGCCGTCCCGAGGCCCATTCCGCCAAAACCCGATCCACGCGATCTCAAGATTGCAGACCTGGAGCGGCAGAAGGCCGATCTCGAAGCGGAGTTGGCGAAGCTCCGTGCTTCTTCCGCCGCCGACCTGGATCAGGCCAAAGCGCGGATCAACGAACTGGAAAACCAACTCAGCCAGCGCGATCGGGAATTGGCTGGACTCCGGAGCACCGTCGGCGACAAGGACCGGTTGGCAAGCCAATTGTCGGACGCAGACCGGCAGTTGTCGGCCAAGGACCAAGAACTGGCGGGCCTGAGACGGGGCGCCGGCGACAAGGAGCGACTCGCCGGGGAGCTGGCCGCACTTCAAGCGCTACTCGCCACAAAGGAGCAGGAACTGGCCGGATTGAAAAGCACTGCCGGGGATCGCGATCGCCTTTCCTCAGAGCTCGCGCAGGCGAAACAGCGCATTGCCGAGCTGGAGCGGCAACTCAATGGGAGAGATCAGGAACTGAGCCTGCTGAAGGGCGCCGCCGGCGACCGCGACAAGTTGGTGGCGGATCTCGCCGCAGCTAAACAACGGGCCTCGGACCTCGAAAGCGAAATCGCACGGAGAGACCACGAGATGACCGGCTTGCGCGGTGCGCTCGATCAACAAAAGACCAGCCTCGCCGAGGCCAAGAATGATTTGTCCAAGCTCCTCCAAGCAGAAGTCTCAAAGGGGAACGTCACGATGAAACAACTGGGGGATCAGCTCACCCTCGGTCTGGCGACGACGTTGCTCTTTGATTCCGGAGAGGCCACACTCAAGCCCGGCGGAGCGGATGTGTTGAATCGAATCGGCAGCGTGCTCAAGAACTATCCGGATCGCTCGATCCATGTGGCAGGCCACACGGACAATGTGCCGATCAAGGGACGATTGGCGAAGCGGTTCCCCACCAATGTAGAGCTCTCCCAGGCACGGGCCGAGAGCGCACGGCAGGCGCTGACGGAGGGCGGGATGGCTGCCGACAAGATCGACGCCAAGGGCCATTCAGACAGCCGGCCTATCGCCAGCAACTCAACGGCTGAAGGACGGCAAAAAAATCGACGCGTCGAAATCGTGGTCGGCCAGTAG
- the mscL gene encoding large conductance mechanosensitive channel protein MscL, whose translation MGMMSEFKEFAVKGNVLDMAVGVIIGGAFGKIVSSVVSDILMPPIGLLMGHMDFSSLFIPLSEEAKGKSLAAAKAAGAATINYGVFLQTLLDFTILAFVIFLVVKQMNRFKKTAPPGPPPAPPKEEVLLTEIRDLLKNQRH comes from the coding sequence ATGGGCATGATGAGTGAGTTCAAAGAATTTGCCGTAAAAGGAAACGTGCTCGACATGGCGGTGGGAGTCATCATCGGAGGAGCATTCGGGAAAATCGTCTCCTCCGTGGTCAGTGATATTCTCATGCCTCCCATCGGACTCCTGATGGGACACATGGATTTTTCCAGTCTCTTCATTCCACTGAGCGAAGAGGCCAAAGGCAAATCCCTCGCAGCGGCCAAAGCGGCCGGCGCCGCCACGATCAACTATGGCGTGTTCCTGCAAACTCTGCTTGATTTCACGATCCTGGCCTTCGTTATTTTTCTGGTGGTCAAACAAATGAACCGTTTCAAGAAGACCGCCCCTCCCGGTCCACCACCGGCACCGCCCAAGGAGGAAGTGTTGCTCACGGAGATCCGCGATCTCCTGAAAAATCAACGTCACTAA
- a CDS encoding helix-turn-helix transcriptional regulator, with amino-acid sequence MPMDRVVPFSNPRPDQPTPREREILNYIWAGLTSQEIAARLRIAPKTVESHRANLLRKFRASNAAQLLRYALLEGLLHVPSPNDEASPPVKTRVNSASATRKLTFLK; translated from the coding sequence GTGCCAATGGACAGAGTGGTCCCATTTTCCAACCCGCGGCCGGACCAACCAACTCCGCGCGAGCGAGAAATACTGAACTATATCTGGGCAGGGTTAACGAGCCAGGAGATTGCGGCTCGCCTGCGGATTGCTCCCAAAACCGTGGAGTCACACCGCGCCAACCTGCTGAGAAAATTTCGTGCCTCCAATGCTGCGCAATTACTTCGTTACGCACTTCTGGAAGGGTTGCTGCACGTTCCCTCACCCAACGATGAAGCGAGCCCCCCTGTTAAGACACGAGTGAACAGTGCCTCCGCGACGCGAAAATTGACGTTCCTCAAATGA
- a CDS encoding sigma 54-interacting transcriptional regulator → MEPNVPSSAEDSLYSHLLERFHVAVLEHLAETRFRLLGNSPCWLARLYPEIEHQADVSVDARTPVLHNFLHDAAAAWNAQDNQIVRSGFWTERTAFDEPRHFEALALREGNRRLLLIQQQTTAYDQQAALLQEARERALRHHDEDRGHQRAHQALTSKLADTEQVRDDLAAILQRLGLATLLIDEGGLVRFLSDSAARLLEIPLSSVSSAMHWEAVLPLTKADRLALQSMLQQPIGQRARVRCHIDTPSGRRLWLDVELQDDPRDPRNTIAFLHDMTDVHHLRRLLELKAYFHDLIGKNRGMTQVYEQIQDLARVDSTVLIEGETGTGKELVARALHQASARRTGPFIAANCAGLTDSLLGSQLFGHKKGAFTGAIDDQPGLFEAAQGGVLFLDEIGDIPHTVQTHLLRVLQEKEVTRLGETKPRKVNVRVLTATHHNLSQDVAKGVFRADLLYRIRVARIHLPPLRERKEDIPLLVAAFLTEGRASMGKTIHRPTTAAMAALMDYHWPGNVRELKSTIECAMIHCKGDTLEVSDLPSDIQQANPAPHPAPTIPTDERSRFVFALGQARGNRTKAARLLGMSRATFYRRLTELELPPS, encoded by the coding sequence ATGGAACCTAACGTCCCTTCATCCGCAGAGGACTCGTTGTACAGCCATCTGCTGGAACGATTCCACGTCGCCGTACTGGAGCACCTTGCCGAGACACGGTTCCGTCTCCTTGGAAACTCGCCGTGCTGGCTGGCACGCCTCTATCCCGAAATCGAGCACCAGGCAGACGTTTCCGTCGATGCGCGCACCCCGGTGCTGCACAATTTTCTGCATGACGCCGCTGCGGCATGGAACGCACAGGACAACCAGATCGTCCGATCAGGGTTTTGGACTGAGCGGACCGCGTTCGACGAGCCCCGACACTTCGAGGCCCTGGCCCTTCGCGAAGGCAACCGGCGCCTCCTCCTCATTCAGCAGCAGACGACGGCCTATGATCAGCAGGCTGCCCTCCTGCAGGAAGCGCGCGAACGAGCGCTTCGGCATCACGACGAGGACCGCGGGCACCAGCGAGCCCACCAGGCCCTCACCTCGAAGCTGGCAGATACCGAACAGGTACGCGATGATCTGGCCGCAATCTTACAGCGGCTCGGACTTGCCACCCTGCTCATCGACGAGGGTGGGCTCGTGCGGTTTCTCAGCGATTCGGCCGCCCGCCTATTGGAAATCCCCCTCTCTTCTGTCTCATCGGCCATGCATTGGGAGGCGGTGTTGCCACTCACAAAGGCGGACCGACTGGCACTGCAATCGATGCTGCAACAGCCAATCGGGCAACGGGCACGAGTCCGATGTCACATCGACACCCCGTCCGGGCGACGCCTCTGGCTGGACGTCGAACTCCAAGACGACCCTCGTGACCCGCGCAATACGATTGCGTTCCTGCACGACATGACGGATGTCCACCACCTCCGGCGTCTCTTGGAACTGAAAGCATATTTCCACGATCTCATCGGCAAAAACCGGGGCATGACTCAGGTCTACGAACAAATTCAGGACCTGGCGCGCGTCGATTCCACCGTCCTCATCGAAGGAGAAACGGGTACAGGGAAAGAATTGGTGGCGCGCGCCTTACATCAAGCGAGCGCCCGACGCACAGGCCCATTTATCGCAGCCAACTGCGCAGGCTTGACCGATTCCTTGCTCGGCAGCCAACTCTTCGGCCACAAAAAGGGAGCATTTACCGGAGCCATCGACGATCAACCGGGACTGTTCGAGGCCGCGCAGGGCGGCGTGCTCTTTCTGGATGAGATCGGCGATATCCCCCACACCGTCCAAACCCATCTGCTGCGGGTGCTGCAAGAGAAGGAAGTGACCCGACTCGGCGAAACCAAGCCCAGAAAAGTCAACGTGCGTGTTCTGACGGCCACGCATCACAACTTGAGCCAGGATGTTGCCAAGGGAGTCTTTCGCGCCGATCTGCTGTATCGGATTCGAGTCGCGCGGATCCATCTTCCACCGCTACGAGAGCGGAAGGAGGACATCCCGCTCCTGGTCGCCGCGTTCCTTACGGAGGGACGTGCCAGTATGGGCAAGACGATCCATCGACCAACCACAGCGGCCATGGCGGCACTGATGGACTATCACTGGCCCGGCAACGTACGGGAGCTCAAGAGTACCATTGAGTGCGCCATGATTCACTGCAAAGGGGACACATTGGAGGTGTCCGACCTGCCGTCCGATATTCAGCAGGCGAATCCCGCGCCTCACCCCGCCCCGACGATCCCCACCGATGAACGCAGCCGATTTGTGTTCGCCCTCGGACAGGCCAGAGGAAATCGCACCAAGGCCGCACGTCTCCTCGGCATGAGCCGCGCCACCTTCTATCGCCGTTTGACCGAACTCGAGCTCCCTCCCAGCTGA
- a CDS encoding OmpA family protein, whose translation MRRSVWALTVLCALGTGCETVPQPPPLPPVASSGDAKLAALQQEREQLLTTLGEFHDRIRDLESRLGDRQNQPASVSYDQLLSAKEAELVELRRLAPERERLTNQFTTANNELLQARQRISSLEQQLATRDKDLAALQTRTTALADLEVARRRITELETQVARQEQDLRTVRAGNAERDSLAAQLQTATATIDSLKARITALDQQLKEREQAYDTVRSRLMERDKLVPQYNAMIAEIYQARHRITALEQRLNDKTRDLPSRQRGSSPPAPQKDSDVAASRPLTAPAQDPGRNGGLSQPNPSRTDARGSNVTAIKEELLKALPTSSEQKAFTVREDGTRLVIALASNWLFTSGDAVLTPDGITMLKRIGTVLGPHSDTFVQVAGHTDNLALSKALQKLFADNKALSWARADHARQAMVNGGMPAERIKAVGLADSRPVASNATEQGRQKNRRLELIIVSRPTVASTSGVMETQLRLAALGSDQ comes from the coding sequence ATGAGACGATCTGTCTGGGCGCTCACGGTTCTCTGCGCCCTCGGTACAGGCTGTGAAACCGTTCCCCAACCCCCACCGCTTCCCCCTGTTGCGTCTTCGGGCGATGCGAAACTCGCGGCGCTCCAACAGGAACGCGAGCAGCTCCTGACGACGCTCGGCGAATTCCATGACCGGATTCGTGACCTTGAGAGCAGACTGGGAGATCGACAGAATCAGCCCGCAAGTGTGTCCTATGACCAGTTGCTCAGCGCAAAGGAAGCGGAACTCGTCGAATTGCGGCGGCTGGCCCCGGAACGCGAGCGCCTGACCAATCAATTCACAACCGCAAACAACGAGCTGCTGCAAGCCCGCCAGCGTATCAGCTCGCTCGAACAACAACTGGCTACTCGGGACAAAGATCTCGCTGCGCTGCAAACTCGCACGACCGCCCTCGCTGACCTTGAGGTGGCCCGCCGCCGAATCACCGAGTTGGAAACGCAGGTGGCTCGTCAGGAGCAAGATCTTCGCACCGTCCGCGCCGGCAATGCGGAACGGGACAGTCTCGCCGCTCAGTTGCAAACCGCCACGGCGACCATCGATTCGCTCAAGGCCCGCATCACCGCATTGGACCAACAGCTCAAAGAGCGCGAACAAGCCTATGACACCGTCCGCTCTCGCCTCATGGAGCGAGATAAGCTCGTGCCCCAATACAACGCCATGATCGCGGAAATCTATCAAGCCAGACACCGCATCACCGCCCTTGAGCAACGCTTGAATGACAAGACCCGAGACCTTCCCTCGCGGCAGAGGGGTTCCTCTCCACCCGCGCCTCAGAAGGACTCCGACGTGGCGGCAAGCCGGCCCCTGACCGCGCCTGCGCAAGACCCAGGTCGAAATGGAGGGCTGTCTCAGCCCAATCCGAGCCGGACAGATGCGCGCGGGTCAAACGTGACCGCGATTAAGGAGGAGCTGCTGAAGGCGCTCCCGACAAGCTCCGAGCAGAAGGCCTTCACAGTCAGGGAGGATGGCACACGTTTGGTGATCGCGCTGGCCAGCAATTGGCTCTTCACATCTGGCGATGCGGTGCTGACCCCAGACGGCATCACCATGCTGAAGCGGATCGGCACGGTGCTGGGGCCTCATTCAGACACATTCGTGCAAGTCGCCGGCCATACGGACAACCTCGCCCTCAGCAAAGCGCTTCAGAAACTCTTTGCCGACAACAAAGCGCTCTCATGGGCTCGCGCTGACCATGCCCGTCAGGCCATGGTCAATGGAGGAATGCCTGCTGAACGGATCAAGGCCGTGGGACTCGCGGACTCTCGACCCGTCGCCTCCAACGCCACCGAACAGGGTCGTCAGAAAAATCGTCGCCTGGAATTGATTATTGTGTCGCGCCCCACCGTGGCATCAACAAGCGGGGTGATGGAAACTCAGCTACGCCTCGCGGCACTCGGGTCTGACCAATAG